From Corvus cornix cornix isolate S_Up_H32 chromosome 15, ASM73873v5, whole genome shotgun sequence, one genomic window encodes:
- the LOC104688542 gene encoding LOW QUALITY PROTEIN: dynein light chain 1, cytoplasmic (The sequence of the model RefSeq protein was modified relative to this genomic sequence to represent the inferred CDS: deleted 1 base in 1 codon), whose translation MGARGAVTIANGGGRRAGGGVEALRGAHGPERSVVRSAPRRSRSARTQAIMSDRKAVIKNADMSEEMQQDSVECATQALEKYNIEKDIAAHIKKEFDKKYNPTWHCIVGRNFGSYVTHETKHFIYFYLGQVAILLFKSG comes from the exons ATGGGCGCTCGGGGGGCGGTGACGATAGCCAATGGC GGCGGCCGGCGCGCAGGGGGCGGGGTTGAGGCGCTGCGAGGCGCGCACGGACCAGAGCGCAGCGTCGTTCGCTCCGCACCGCGCCGGTCCCGCAGCGCCCGAACG cAGGCAATCATGAGTGATCGAAAGGCAGTGATCAAAAATGCGGACATGtcagaagaaatgcagcaagACTCCGTAGAATGTGCTACTCAGGCCTTGGAGAAATACAACATTGAGAAGGACATCGCTGCTCACATAAAGAAG GAATTTGACAAGAAATACAATCCCACTTGGCACTGCATCGTGGGAAGGAACTTTGGCAGCTACGTGACTCATGAGACCAAGCACTTCATCTACTTCTACCTCGGCCAAGTTGCTATTCTTCTTTTCAAGTCTGGCTAG
- the COQ5 gene encoding LOW QUALITY PROTEIN: 2-methoxy-6-polyprenyl-1,4-benzoquinol methylase, mitochondrial (The sequence of the model RefSeq protein was modified relative to this genomic sequence to represent the inferred CDS: deleted 1 base in 1 codon) translates to MAAVRLWRCRFWALLSRPAGRLRARRGLAAGPEMHFGFQTVTEEERREKIYQVFESVAKKYDVMNDSMTLGIHRVWKDILMHKMNPSPGTLLLDVAGGTGDIAFRFINYVRSVRERQLQRKLKHRQNLSWQEIFESYQKDKFNSLGDSQVVVCDINREMLKVGKQKAQHLGYSEGLSWVLGNAEELPFDNDKFDVYTIAFGIRNVTRIDLALQEAYRVLKPGGRFLCLEFSHVSNPLLSRLYDLYSFQVIPVLGEVIAGDWKSYQYLVESIRQFPPQEELKAMIEDVGFFKVDYENLNFGIVAIHSGFKL, encoded by the exons ATGGCGGCGGTGCGGCTGTGGCGGTGCCGCTTCTGGGCGCTGCTCTCCCGGCCCGCCGGGAGATTGCGGGCGCGCCGCGGTTTGGCTGCG GGCCCGGAGATGCACTTCGGCTTCCAGACCGTGAcggaggaggagaggagggagaaaa TTTATCAGGTCTTTGAAAGTGTGGCCAAGAAATATGATGTCATGAATGATTCAATGACTTTAGGAATTCATCGGGTATGGAAAGATATCCTCATGCATAAAATGAACCCTTCCCCAGGAACACTTCTCCTAGATGTTGCTGGGGGAACAG GTGATATTGCCTTTCGATTCATTAACTATGTTCGCTCTGTACGAGAACGCCAGCTCCAGAGGAAGCTCAAGCACCGTCAGAATTTGTCATGGCAGGAAATTTTTGAGAGTTACCAGAAAGACAAATTTAACTCACTAGGAGATTCCCAAGTGGTGGTCTGTGACATCAACAGAGAAATGTTAAAAGTTGggaagcagaaagcacagcATCTTGGCTACTCTGAAG GCTTGTCCTGGGTACTTGGGAATGCCGAAGAGTTGCCCTTTGATAATGATAAGTTTGATGTTTACACAATTGCCTTTGGAATCCGAAATGTAACTCGTATTGATTTG GCACTTCAAGAGGCCTATCGTGTGCTGAAACCAGGAGGAAGATTTCTCTGCCTTGAATTCAGTCATGTCAGCAACCCTCTTCTTTCCAG GCTCTATGATCTCTACAGTTTCCAGGTTATCCCTGTCCTGGGTGAGGTTATTGCTGGTGACTGGAAGTCTTACCAGTATCTTGTGGAGAGCATCCGACAGTTCCCCCCTCAG GAGGAGCTGAAGGCAATGATAGAAGATGTAGGCTTTTTCAAAGTGGATTATGAGAATTTAAACTTTGGCATTGTTGCCATTCACTCAGGTTTCAAACTGTGA